From the genome of Malus sylvestris chromosome 6, drMalSylv7.2, whole genome shotgun sequence, one region includes:
- the LOC126626035 gene encoding 60S ribosomal protein L38-like, which yields MPKQIHEIKDFLLTARRKDARNVKIKRTKDAVKFKVRCSKYLYTLCVFDSEKANKLKQSLPPGLNVQDL from the exons ATG CCGAAGCAGATCCATGAGATTAAGGATTTCCTTCTAACCGCAAGAAGGAAGGATGCCCGCAATGTCAAAATCAAGAGGACCAAGGATGCTGTTAAGTTCAAGGTTCGGTGCTCCAAGTACctttacacactttgtgtgtttgATTCCGAGAAGGCCAACAAGTTGAAGCAATCTCTTCCTCCAG GTTTGAACGTTCAGGATCTTTGA